A single genomic interval of Metasolibacillus fluoroglycofenilyticus harbors:
- the mtaB gene encoding tRNA (N(6)-L-threonylcarbamoyladenosine(37)-C(2))-methylthiotransferase MtaB, whose amino-acid sequence MSNKLRKTVAMSTLGCKVNHYETEAIWQLFKEQEYNRIDFEQQADVYVINTCTVTNTGDKKSRQVIRRAVRRNPDAVICVTGCYAQTSPAEIMAIPGVDIVVGTQDRHKMLGLIKQYREEREPINAVRNIMKNRVYEELDVPAFTDRTRASLKIQEGCNNFCTFCIIPWARGLMRSRDPQEVIRQAQQLVDAGYLEIVLTGIHTGGYGQDFKDYNLAQLLRDLESQVKGLKRLRISSIEASQLTDEVIEVLRNSKIVVNHLHIPIQSGSDTVLKRMRRKYTMEFFAERITKLAEALPNLAVTSDVIVGFPGETEEEFMETYNFIRDHKFSELHVFPYSKRTGTPAARMEDQVDEEIKNERVHRLIELNNQLAKEYASRFEGEVMDIIPEERFKETDNENLYVGYTDNYLKVIFEGAEEMIGKLVKVKITKAGYPYNEGQFVRVLEEQMQ is encoded by the coding sequence ATGAGTAACAAGCTTCGAAAAACCGTGGCTATGTCTACATTAGGTTGTAAAGTTAATCACTACGAAACTGAGGCCATATGGCAATTATTTAAAGAGCAAGAATATAATCGCATCGACTTCGAACAGCAGGCAGACGTTTATGTCATTAACACTTGTACAGTAACGAATACAGGGGATAAAAAATCACGTCAAGTTATACGTCGTGCGGTACGCCGTAACCCTGATGCAGTTATTTGTGTAACGGGCTGTTATGCTCAAACATCGCCAGCGGAAATTATGGCAATACCGGGTGTTGATATCGTTGTTGGTACACAAGACCGTCATAAAATGCTCGGCTTAATTAAGCAATATCGTGAAGAACGTGAGCCAATTAATGCAGTTCGTAATATTATGAAAAATCGCGTCTATGAGGAATTAGATGTACCCGCATTTACAGACCGTACACGTGCATCTTTAAAAATTCAAGAGGGCTGTAATAACTTCTGTACATTTTGTATTATTCCATGGGCGCGTGGCTTAATGCGTTCACGTGATCCGCAGGAAGTTATTCGCCAAGCGCAGCAACTAGTTGATGCAGGCTATTTAGAAATTGTTTTAACGGGCATCCACACAGGTGGATATGGACAAGACTTTAAAGACTATAATTTAGCGCAATTATTACGTGATTTGGAATCGCAAGTGAAGGGTTTAAAGCGTCTACGTATTTCTTCAATAGAAGCATCACAGTTAACAGATGAGGTAATTGAAGTGTTGCGCAATTCAAAAATTGTTGTCAATCATCTTCATATACCAATACAGTCAGGCTCAGATACTGTTTTAAAGCGTATGCGTCGTAAATATACGATGGAATTTTTCGCAGAGCGCATTACAAAATTGGCTGAAGCATTGCCAAATCTAGCGGTGACATCTGATGTTATCGTTGGCTTCCCAGGCGAAACAGAGGAAGAGTTTATGGAAACATATAATTTTATTCGTGATCATAAATTTTCGGAATTACATGTATTCCCATACTCTAAACGTACAGGCACACCTGCAGCACGTATGGAGGATCAAGTGGATGAGGAAATTAAAAATGAGCGTGTACATCGCTTAATCGAGTTAAACAATCAACTCGCAAAAGAATATGCATCACGCTTTGAGGGGGAAGTAATGGACATCATCCCTGAGGAGCGCTTCAAAGAAACAGACAACGAAAATTTATATGTTGGCTATACAGATAACTATTTAAAAGTTATTTTTGAAGGTGCAGAAGAGATGATTGGTAAGCTTGTCAAAGTAAAAATTACAAAAGCGGGCTATCCATATAATGAAGGACAATTTGTCCGCGTACTAGAAGAACAAATGCAATAA
- a CDS encoding ATP-binding cassette domain-containing protein, with amino-acid sequence MEQTYIEIVNARENNLKNVSLQIPKGQITVFTGVSGSGKSSIVFDTVAQEAGRQLNETYSSFVRTFLPKYRRPEADAIHNLSTAIVVDQKRFGGNARSTLGTATDINSLLRLLFSRFAKPSVGYGNAYSFNDPSGMCLQCEGIGKIITLNIDTTLDKEKSLNEGAILLPGFGPGTWQWKAYADSGFFDNDKKINDYTDEELHQLMYAEPQKVVVTYQNSEINATYEGVAVKFMRQNVKTDKDTTKAAASKLEQFTTMCSCPTCDGKRYNEKVLSSKILGLSIYDMTAMQLDELMATLQKIEEPLAQQLVGGITERLQSLCDIGLGYMTLTREMPTLSGGESQRVKMVKYLSSNLTGLIYIFDEPSTGLHPHDVYRLNDLLIKLRDKGNTVLVVEHDPDVIQIADHVIDVGPAAGSKGGQIMFSGSYEELLTSDTLTAQYLKSAATVKANPRPAAEFLESEASSLHNLKNVSLRVPVGVLTAVTGVAGSGKSTLVHEVFAKKYPEAIRIDQSAVHANSRSNPVTYTGVMNSIRKAFSDENAVEAGLFSYNSTGGCEGCGGTGTVELNLSFMDKAEVICSECDGTRYKKEVLQYTYKDKNIVEVMDMTVAEAVEFFEAKDIKRKLTSLNTVGLSYLTLGQPLNTLSGGECQRLKLAKEMSTKGNLYILDEPTTGLHMSDVATILTIMNKLVDKGNTVIVIEHNLDVIRHSDWIIDIGPEGGIGGGEILYEGPPADIVSCERSITSKHLTQE; translated from the coding sequence ATGGAGCAAACTTATATTGAAATTGTCAATGCAAGAGAAAACAATTTGAAAAATGTCAGCCTACAAATTCCGAAAGGGCAGATTACTGTTTTCACAGGAGTTTCAGGCTCTGGGAAATCATCAATCGTTTTTGATACAGTTGCTCAAGAGGCTGGTCGCCAATTGAATGAAACGTATAGCAGCTTTGTGCGCACATTTTTACCGAAATATCGTCGCCCAGAGGCAGATGCAATTCATAATTTATCAACGGCGATTGTTGTGGACCAAAAGCGCTTTGGTGGCAATGCGCGTTCGACATTAGGCACGGCTACAGATATTAATTCGCTGCTGCGACTGCTATTTTCACGCTTTGCGAAACCGAGCGTTGGCTATGGAAATGCTTATTCCTTTAATGACCCAAGTGGAATGTGCTTACAATGTGAAGGGATTGGGAAAATCATTACATTGAATATAGACACAACATTAGATAAAGAAAAATCATTAAATGAAGGGGCGATTTTACTGCCAGGCTTTGGACCGGGAACATGGCAATGGAAGGCATATGCTGACTCGGGCTTTTTCGATAATGATAAAAAAATTAATGATTACACAGATGAAGAGCTACATCAATTAATGTATGCGGAGCCACAAAAAGTTGTTGTTACCTATCAAAATAGTGAAATAAATGCAACGTACGAAGGCGTTGCTGTGAAATTTATGCGTCAAAATGTCAAGACAGATAAAGATACGACAAAGGCTGCGGCGAGTAAGTTAGAGCAATTTACGACGATGTGTAGCTGTCCTACATGTGATGGAAAGCGCTATAACGAAAAAGTGCTATCCTCGAAAATTTTAGGCTTGTCCATTTATGATATGACAGCGATGCAGCTTGATGAGTTAATGGCTACTTTGCAAAAAATTGAGGAACCACTCGCACAGCAATTAGTCGGAGGTATAACGGAAAGATTGCAAAGCTTATGCGATATTGGTCTTGGCTATATGACGTTAACGCGGGAAATGCCGACATTATCAGGTGGGGAATCACAACGAGTCAAAATGGTTAAATATTTATCGAGTAATTTAACAGGTTTGATTTATATATTTGATGAGCCGAGCACAGGTCTGCATCCACATGATGTTTATCGCTTAAATGATTTACTTATTAAATTGCGTGATAAAGGCAATACCGTCCTCGTAGTAGAGCATGACCCTGATGTTATCCAAATTGCAGACCATGTTATTGATGTTGGTCCTGCTGCTGGCTCCAAAGGTGGACAAATTATGTTTAGCGGTAGCTATGAAGAGCTTTTAACATCCGATACATTAACAGCGCAATATTTAAAATCAGCAGCAACAGTCAAGGCAAATCCGCGTCCTGCAGCAGAATTTTTAGAGAGCGAGGCAAGCTCTTTACACAATTTGAAAAACGTTAGTCTACGTGTGCCAGTAGGAGTATTGACTGCTGTGACAGGGGTAGCTGGTTCTGGTAAAAGTACGCTAGTGCATGAAGTGTTTGCTAAAAAATATCCTGAAGCGATACGCATTGACCAAAGTGCTGTACATGCCAACAGTCGCTCGAATCCTGTTACTTATACAGGTGTTATGAATTCAATTCGCAAAGCCTTTTCGGATGAAAACGCTGTTGAGGCAGGCTTGTTCAGTTATAATTCAACGGGGGGCTGTGAGGGCTGTGGTGGTACTGGAACAGTTGAATTGAATTTGTCATTTATGGATAAAGCAGAAGTAATTTGCTCTGAATGTGATGGCACACGCTACAAAAAGGAAGTACTTCAATATACGTATAAGGACAAAAATATTGTAGAAGTAATGGATATGACAGTGGCAGAGGCAGTAGAATTTTTTGAGGCGAAGGATATTAAGCGCAAATTAACAAGCTTAAATACAGTTGGTTTGTCTTATTTAACTTTAGGGCAGCCGCTAAATACATTATCTGGTGGAGAATGCCAACGCTTAAAGCTGGCAAAGGAAATGTCGACAAAAGGGAATCTATACATTTTAGATGAGCCTACAACAGGCTTACATATGTCTGATGTTGCGACAATTTTAACGATTATGAACAAGCTTGTAGACAAAGGAAACACAGTAATTGTTATTGAGCATAATTTGGATGTAATTCGCCACAGTGATTGGATTATTGATATAGGTCCTGAAGGGGGAATCGGTGGCGGAGAAATTTTATATGAGGGTCCACCCGCTGACATTGTGAGCTGTGAACGCTCGATTACGTCTAAACATTTGACGCAAGAATAA
- the deoC gene encoding deoxyribose-phosphate aldolase, with the protein MTQNYAKMIDHTLLKADATRGQIAEICAEAKQYDFASVCVNPTWVKYSAELLAGTDVKVCTVIGFPLGATTSAVKAFETKDAIANGAGEIDMVINIGALKNGEYDIVLNDIKAVVEAANGTLVKVIIETCFLTDEEKVKACQLSVEAGADFVKTSTGFGTAGATAEDIALMRKTVGPDLGVKASGGVRSLEDMKKMVEHGATRIGASSGVAIMNGLTSETNY; encoded by the coding sequence ATGACTCAAAATTATGCAAAAATGATTGACCATACTTTATTAAAGGCGGATGCTACACGGGGGCAAATTGCGGAAATTTGCGCGGAGGCAAAGCAATATGATTTTGCCTCAGTTTGTGTTAATCCAACATGGGTTAAGTACAGTGCGGAGCTTTTAGCAGGTACTGATGTGAAAGTATGTACAGTAATCGGCTTCCCATTAGGCGCTACGACTTCAGCGGTCAAAGCATTTGAAACGAAGGATGCTATTGCGAATGGTGCTGGTGAGATTGATATGGTTATTAATATTGGCGCACTCAAAAATGGTGAGTATGATATTGTGTTGAATGATATTAAAGCGGTTGTAGAGGCTGCAAATGGAACGCTTGTGAAGGTGATTATTGAAACATGCTTCTTAACAGACGAAGAGAAGGTGAAAGCATGCCAATTATCTGTTGAAGCAGGTGCAGACTTTGTAAAAACATCAACTGGCTTTGGAACAGCAGGTGCAACAGCGGAAGATATTGCTTTAATGCGCAAAACAGTAGGACCAGATTTAGGTGTAAAAGCTTCTGGTGGTGTTCGTAGTTTAGAAGATATGAAAAAAATGGTTGAGCACGGAGCAACGCGTATTGGAGCGAGCTCTGGCGTTGCAATTATGAATGGTTTAACTTCTGAAACTAACTATTAA
- the rpsU gene encoding 30S ribosomal protein S21, whose amino-acid sequence MSKTVVRKNESLEDALRRFKRTVSKSGTIQEVRKREFYEKPSVKRKKKSEAARKRKW is encoded by the coding sequence ATGTCAAAAACTGTCGTTCGAAAAAACGAATCGCTTGAAGATGCTCTTCGCCGCTTCAAACGTACTGTATCAAAAAGTGGTACAATTCAAGAAGTTAGAAAGCGCGAGTTCTACGAAAAACCTAGCGTAAAACGTAAAAAGAAATCAGAAGCTGCACGTAAACGTAAGTGGTAA
- a CDS encoding sensor histidine kinase, with protein MGLSNIEKLCKKYTSLSTADIAKLQQLETTLAYYAELAECYMFIDCLVEEQSHAIVVAEAFPKKQNNLYEQSVIGKLVFESFEPAVFSAFRKGERASVSRAITQEGITVEQHVIPIFNDDEQVIAVLIKEKRMAVKEQNDEVVQQMPFALIEHIVKPDFQPVPVVSDLLVESIILTNHENKVIYTNPAGYRFISELSGRDSFDNIALNEIFPFLQEIYDKDDDVFFIEITIDGKSFIVKKIPIRNQSEKVTLLIIHDLTELKLKENELMMKTFAIREIHHRVKNNLQTVTSLLRLQMRNAVSASHTVAFQEALNRIYSISSVYELILENEDNAEEKVDVIALARKIGDKMIDTAHSADIQLRVHHNDLQLFCHSKKAVSLALIISELLQNALKYAFIGRKEGLINIHFYQDNSVISLHISDNGVGMHEAKPSLGMEIITRLVEYDLAGTFTIIPSDRGTHTQIQFPVCEEVFILND; from the coding sequence TTGGGCCTGTCAAATATCGAAAAGCTTTGCAAAAAATATACGAGTCTATCAACGGCAGATATTGCAAAGTTGCAGCAACTAGAAACGACACTAGCGTATTATGCTGAATTGGCAGAATGCTATATGTTCATCGATTGTCTCGTTGAGGAGCAGTCACACGCAATTGTCGTGGCAGAGGCATTCCCTAAAAAGCAAAATAATTTATATGAGCAATCGGTCATTGGCAAGCTTGTTTTTGAAAGCTTTGAACCCGCGGTATTTTCTGCTTTTAGAAAAGGTGAAAGGGCTTCTGTGTCTAGGGCAATTACACAGGAAGGAATTACGGTTGAGCAACACGTCATTCCCATTTTTAATGATGATGAGCAAGTGATTGCTGTCTTAATTAAGGAAAAGCGGATGGCAGTAAAGGAGCAAAACGATGAAGTTGTGCAGCAAATGCCTTTTGCATTGATTGAGCATATTGTGAAGCCTGATTTTCAACCAGTTCCTGTCGTTTCAGACTTGCTAGTAGAATCAATTATTTTAACGAATCATGAAAATAAAGTGATTTATACAAATCCTGCTGGCTATCGTTTTATATCCGAGTTATCAGGACGTGATTCGTTTGATAATATTGCGTTAAATGAGATTTTTCCATTTCTTCAAGAAATATATGATAAAGACGACGATGTCTTTTTCATTGAAATTACGATTGATGGAAAATCATTTATTGTCAAGAAAATTCCTATTCGCAATCAAAGTGAAAAGGTGACGCTCTTAATCATTCATGATTTGACCGAGCTGAAATTGAAAGAAAATGAGCTAATGATGAAAACTTTCGCCATTCGTGAAATTCATCATCGTGTGAAAAATAATTTGCAAACGGTCACAAGCTTACTCCGTCTGCAAATGCGCAATGCGGTATCAGCATCACATACAGTGGCCTTTCAAGAAGCTTTAAATCGGATCTATAGCATTTCCTCTGTCTATGAACTCATTTTAGAAAATGAGGACAATGCAGAAGAAAAGGTAGATGTCATTGCACTAGCTAGAAAAATTGGTGACAAAATGATTGACACAGCACATAGCGCTGATATTCAATTAAGAGTGCATCATAATGATTTACAACTGTTTTGTCACTCTAAAAAAGCGGTATCGCTTGCACTAATTATTAGCGAGTTATTGCAAAATGCATTGAAATATGCTTTTATAGGTCGTAAGGAAGGTTTAATAAATATTCACTTTTATCAAGATAATTCGGTTATTTCGCTCCATATTTCCGACAACGGCGTCGGTATGCATGAAGCGAAGCCATCATTAGGAATGGAAATTATTACGCGGCTTGTCGAATATGACCTAGCGGGTACATTTACGATTATCCCTAGCGATAGAGGTACACATACTCAAATTCAGTTTCCTGTATGTGAGGAGGTATTTATTCTAAATGACTAG
- a CDS encoding ANTAR domain-containing response regulator has product MTRKVMIVEDESLIAIDLQYILEDNGYEVVAHAKNGEIAIELAYLHKPHLILMDIKMPKLDGLKASKIIEQQFGIPILFISAYSEKELLSYMKQDNVLGYVMKPFSEKNVLPALEVAFHQIEKFDRLSGQLQQVQNQMEKRKVIERAKGLLMQLENISEEEAYKKIRNESMRTQQEMVHIAQQIINTQQVNS; this is encoded by the coding sequence ATGACTAGGAAAGTAATGATTGTTGAAGATGAATCGCTTATTGCAATTGACCTACAATATATTTTAGAAGATAATGGCTATGAGGTTGTAGCACATGCGAAAAATGGAGAAATAGCGATTGAGTTAGCCTATCTCCACAAACCGCACCTCATACTGATGGATATTAAAATGCCAAAACTAGATGGTCTAAAAGCAAGTAAAATTATTGAGCAGCAGTTTGGAATACCAATTCTTTTTATCTCGGCATATAGTGAAAAAGAATTGCTATCATACATGAAGCAAGATAATGTACTTGGCTATGTGATGAAACCTTTCTCAGAGAAAAATGTACTACCAGCGTTGGAAGTCGCTTTTCATCAAATTGAGAAGTTTGACCGTTTAAGTGGGCAACTACAGCAGGTTCAAAATCAGATGGAAAAACGTAAAGTCATTGAGCGAGCTAAGGGATTGCTCATGCAGCTAGAAAATATTAGCGAAGAAGAGGCTTACAAAAAAATCCGCAATGAGAGTATGCGGACACAGCAGGAAATGGTGCATATCGCACAGCAAATTATCAATACCCAACAAGTAAATAGCTAA
- the eutH gene encoding ethanolamine utilization protein EutH → MEMIGTVIVYIIMICAVLGAIGAIRDAEYGIGKEFMNGMHTVGHIFVPAAGIMASIPYLTWFISNFISPIFEMIGADPAIAATTILASDMGGYQLANALKTSYEGWVMALVVGFMSGATIVFSIPMGLAMLDKRDHKYMALGIMAGVLTIPIGAFISSIMIVTFNTEVREIISTTEAPTYVFAISVLQILINLLPLFIFVILIALGLKLVPNAMITGFMLFGRIMDAGIKLVLVFSIVEIFTGLFSTIFGAWGFDPIMADEADQFRALETAGYIGIMLAGAFPMVYLIRKYASKPLEAVGGKLGLSSAGSAGLLATVANILAMFTLVRDMPPKDKVINIAFGVCSAFLLGDHLSFTANFQPTIILPVIVGKLLAGIIAIYLAYKLSVPTALKLEQEDRKAGVIKENEYLT, encoded by the coding sequence ATGGAAATGATAGGAACGGTCATCGTTTATATTATTATGATTTGTGCAGTATTAGGCGCAATCGGAGCAATCCGAGATGCGGAGTATGGGATTGGAAAAGAGTTCATGAATGGTATGCATACGGTAGGTCACATTTTCGTGCCTGCAGCGGGTATTATGGCGTCCATTCCATATTTAACTTGGTTTATTAGTAATTTTATTAGCCCCATTTTCGAAATGATTGGTGCGGATCCAGCGATTGCAGCAACAACCATTTTAGCCTCAGATATGGGAGGTTATCAGCTAGCAAATGCCTTGAAAACATCCTATGAAGGCTGGGTAATGGCATTAGTTGTTGGTTTTATGTCAGGGGCGACGATTGTATTCTCCATTCCGATGGGACTTGCAATGTTAGACAAACGTGACCATAAGTATATGGCGTTAGGTATTATGGCTGGAGTTTTAACGATACCGATTGGTGCATTTATTTCGTCTATTATGATTGTGACATTCAATACGGAAGTTCGTGAAATTATTAGCACAACAGAGGCACCTACATATGTGTTTGCAATTTCTGTGTTACAAATTTTAATTAATTTACTGCCGTTATTTATTTTCGTTATTTTAATTGCACTTGGTTTAAAGCTCGTTCCAAATGCGATGATTACAGGCTTTATGTTATTTGGACGCATTATGGATGCTGGAATTAAATTAGTGCTTGTGTTCTCAATTGTCGAAATTTTCACAGGTCTTTTCTCAACAATCTTTGGCGCATGGGGCTTTGACCCAATTATGGCGGACGAAGCTGACCAATTCCGAGCATTAGAAACAGCCGGTTATATAGGAATTATGTTAGCGGGTGCATTCCCAATGGTTTATTTGATTCGAAAATATGCATCAAAACCATTGGAAGCTGTTGGCGGCAAGCTTGGTTTATCATCAGCGGGAAGCGCGGGTCTTTTAGCAACAGTAGCTAATATTTTAGCGATGTTTACACTTGTGCGTGATATGCCGCCAAAAGATAAAGTTATTAATATCGCATTTGGTGTTTGTTCCGCATTCCTACTAGGTGACCATTTATCGTTTACGGCAAACTTCCAGCCGACAATTATTTTACCAGTTATCGTTGGTAAATTATTAGCGGGTATTATCGCGATTTACTTAGCGTACAAGCTATCAGTACCAACTGCTTTAAAACTAGAGCAGGAAGACCGTAAAGCTGGCGTAATTAAAGAAAATGAGTATTTAACTTAA
- the eutS gene encoding ethanolamine utilization microcompartment protein EutS, translating to MGEEKKRFIQEFVPGKQLTLSHLIANPDPDMFQKLGIQEAGALGIMTCTPSETVIIAGDLATKSANVRLGFLDRFTGSLVIVGSVSEVEMAMIEINRFLSESLGYTPSRITKS from the coding sequence GTGGGCGAGGAGAAAAAACGATTTATACAGGAGTTTGTGCCTGGTAAACAACTAACATTGAGTCATTTAATTGCGAACCCAGATCCTGATATGTTTCAAAAATTAGGTATACAGGAGGCAGGTGCTTTAGGCATTATGACTTGTACACCAAGTGAAACAGTGATTATTGCAGGAGATTTGGCAACGAAATCTGCCAATGTCCGTCTTGGCTTTCTAGACCGTTTTACAGGGAGTCTTGTTATTGTTGGCAGCGTATCAGAAGTGGAAATGGCGATGATTGAAATCAATCGATTTTTATCTGAAAGCTTAGGCTACACACCATCACGAATTACGAAATCATAG
- a CDS encoding EutP/PduV family microcompartment system protein, translated as MKNRVMIIGGVQAGKSTLMNALLGKNSSANKTQALVYEDWIVDTPGEYIENPLYYRNIMATSLEVTHVIYLQDATSSRTVFPPQFSLGIPKIQIGVITKIDHPQADAERATSLLKNVMMRGPIVKTSALEKRGIEFIAPLIELNDTAAIKQFVLDSASPYLEYCEP; from the coding sequence ATGAAAAATCGCGTGATGATTATAGGTGGCGTTCAAGCTGGAAAGTCGACGCTAATGAATGCGTTATTAGGAAAAAATAGCTCAGCAAATAAGACGCAGGCACTTGTCTACGAGGATTGGATTGTAGATACACCGGGGGAATATATTGAAAATCCATTGTATTACAGGAATATTATGGCGACATCGTTAGAGGTAACACATGTAATTTATTTGCAAGATGCGACCTCCTCTCGCACTGTTTTTCCGCCACAATTTAGCTTGGGTATTCCAAAAATACAAATCGGTGTCATTACAAAAATTGACCATCCACAGGCTGATGCGGAGCGAGCAACAAGCTTATTGAAAAATGTAATGATGCGAGGGCCGATTGTTAAAACATCTGCACTAGAAAAACGAGGAATTGAGTTTATTGCACCGCTAATTGAATTAAATGACACAGCAGCAATTAAACAATTTGTGTTAGATAGTGCAAGTCCTTATCTCGAATATTGCGAACCGTGA
- a CDS encoding ethanolamine ammonia-lyase reactivating factor EutA, with amino-acid sequence MTTEEILSAGIDIGTSTTKMVVSRFLLRNVAGLTHVPRIEIIEKKLVHQSPIIKTPFKSKDVIDMEKIQQFIFQQYQLANVLPENISTGAIIITGESATKHNASEVVHTISDSAGNFLVATAGPDLEGIIAAKGSGTVQQSKKTGKVIANIDIGGGTANIAVVQYGEVIGTCTLHIGGRLLEFQNGVIHSISPPLERLMQRWDNPLKIGDAANDPRIAKCIEEMVTVLAHVLTGQLTNAQHPLLLGHLPNWSKQVEAVVFSGGVAACIYEDNCSMRQYDDIGERLAKALQQHVGLQSFLWIKPEETARATVTGAGTQTTDISGATIQVDAAVLPLKNVPVFQCNMHASMANINSIVANAVAQANTLFSVQESPMPYALYFSQLPYLSFQDVHELCQVILQQFTSRSTIPIILIIQSDYAKVIGQTIQSINKEVPIICIDQIKVETGDYIDIGEVLPSGVVPVVVKTLAFHSQ; translated from the coding sequence TTGACAACAGAAGAAATTTTGAGTGCAGGTATCGATATTGGTACGAGTACAACAAAAATGGTCGTTAGCCGCTTCTTATTACGCAATGTAGCAGGGTTAACACATGTGCCACGTATTGAAATTATTGAGAAAAAGCTCGTACATCAAAGTCCCATCATTAAAACGCCCTTTAAAAGCAAAGATGTAATTGATATGGAAAAAATACAACAATTTATTTTTCAGCAATACCAACTAGCAAATGTGTTGCCAGAAAACATTTCAACAGGTGCAATTATTATTACAGGTGAATCGGCAACGAAACACAATGCGAGTGAGGTAGTGCATACTATTTCAGATAGTGCAGGAAATTTTCTAGTAGCTACTGCTGGTCCAGACTTAGAAGGCATTATTGCGGCAAAGGGCTCGGGTACCGTACAGCAATCAAAGAAAACGGGAAAAGTGATAGCCAATATTGATATTGGTGGGGGTACTGCAAATATTGCAGTCGTTCAGTATGGAGAAGTAATAGGCACATGTACATTGCATATCGGTGGCAGATTATTAGAGTTTCAAAATGGCGTCATCCACTCTATCTCACCACCTTTAGAACGTTTGATGCAGCGCTGGGATAACCCTTTAAAAATTGGTGATGCAGCAAATGACCCGCGCATTGCCAAGTGTATAGAGGAAATGGTCACAGTGCTTGCACATGTGCTAACAGGTCAATTAACTAATGCGCAACATCCGTTATTATTAGGGCATTTACCAAATTGGTCAAAGCAAGTAGAGGCTGTCGTTTTTTCAGGTGGTGTAGCCGCTTGTATTTACGAGGATAATTGCTCCATGCGCCAATATGACGATATCGGTGAAAGATTAGCAAAAGCGTTGCAACAGCATGTAGGGCTGCAATCATTTTTATGGATAAAGCCAGAAGAAACGGCACGAGCTACTGTGACGGGAGCAGGTACACAAACAACCGATATTAGTGGGGCGACAATTCAGGTTGATGCGGCTGTCTTACCATTAAAAAATGTGCCTGTTTTCCAGTGTAATATGCATGCGTCAATGGCTAATATTAACAGCATTGTTGCAAATGCAGTCGCACAGGCAAATACACTTTTTTCTGTGCAAGAAAGCCCTATGCCTTATGCGCTCTATTTTAGCCAGCTACCATATTTGAGCTTTCAAGATGTACATGAGCTATGCCAAGTCATTTTGCAGCAATTCACCTCAAGGAGCACGATACCGATTATTTTAATTATTCAATCGGATTACGCTAAAGTAATTGGTCAGACGATTCAATCAATTAATAAGGAAGTGCCAATTATTTGCATTGACCAAATTAAGGTAGAAACAGGTGATTATATCGACATCGGGGAAGTGCTGCCATCTGGCGTAGTACCTGTTGTTGTCAAAACACTTGCATTCCACTCACAGTAA